From one Culex quinquefasciatus strain JHB chromosome 3, VPISU_Cqui_1.0_pri_paternal, whole genome shotgun sequence genomic stretch:
- the LOC6040299 gene encoding proteasome assembly chaperone 2, translating to MFKFTKEIPLSGYTLVLPSVSVGNVAQLAVDLLIETLKLEKVGLLWHPALIPIVGPPAYDHDQDKLTTTAELYACTERRLLVLQIRAPLVGALQAEFLDRLTDFVRDQSLADVIVLASSFAHENHRVGARPYKYLTNEKFGTSHGETLERLKWDPLDGTVIHGGGYAAKLLEVCTAKELACFTLFNYVSEGDNTPDAVQLVSLLDQLKQPLLPREEDGIKIKLAIPSSWKHLFGNAAPVNVY from the coding sequence atgttcaaattcacAAAGGAAATCCCCCTGTCCGGTTACACACTGGTCCTGCCGAGCGTTAGCGTCGGGAACGTGGCCCAGCTGGCGGTTGATCTGCTCATCGAGACCCTCAAGCTGGAAAAGGTTGGCCTGTTGTGGCACCCGGCACTGATTCCGATCGTGGGCCCACCGGCATACGACCACGACCAGGACAAGCTGACCACAACCGCAGAACTGTACGCCTGCACGGAACGCCGGCTGCTGGTTCTTCAGATCCGGGCTCCTTTGGTTGGTGCGCTGCAAGCGGAATTCCTCGACCGGTTGACGGATTTCGTGCGGGATCAAAGTCTCGCGGATGTCATCGTGTTGGCCAGCAGCTTCGCCCACGAGAACCACCGGGTTGGGGCACGGCCGTACAAGTACTTGACCAACGAAAAGTTTGGCACGAGTCACGGTGAGACGTTGGAGCGGTTGAAGTGGGACCCGCTGGACGGAACCGTTATCCACGGTGGAGGTTACGCCGCGAAGCTGTTGGAAGTTTGCACCGCCAAGGAGTTGGCATGCTTTACGCTGTTCAACTACGTGTCCGAGGGGGACAACACGCCGGATGCGGTGCAGCTGGTTTCGCTGCTGGACCAGCTGAAGCAGCCGCTTTTGCCACGGGAAGAGGACGGGATCAAGATTAAGCTGGCGATTCCGAGCTCGTGGAAGCATCTGTTTGGCAATGCGGCACCGGTTAATGTATATTGA